A genomic region of Candidatus Latescibacter sp. contains the following coding sequences:
- a CDS encoding DNA replication protein DnaD, with translation MAKEIAKPTGGHVSPFERIKRTNEANNEYWESRDLAEVLEYTQYRNFEAVIEKAKLACFNSGYRIEDHFADVSKMVEIGSGATREIKVTLLSGAFRDCLITASQ, from the coding sequence ATGGCGAAGGAAATTGCGAAGCCAACAGGCGGACATGTGTCGCCTTTCGAGCGTATCAAGCGCACGAACGAAGCGAATAATGAGTATTGGGAGAGCCGCGACCTGGCGGAGGTTCTGGAATACACGCAATACCGGAACTTTGAGGCTGTAATTGAGAAGGCTAAGCTGGCTTGTTTCAATAGCGGGTATCGTATCGAAGACCATTTTGCTGACGTCAGCAAAATGGTCGAGATTGGGAGTGGCGCAACGCGGGAAATCAAAGTTACACTGCTTTCTGGAGCGTTCCGTGATTGTCTTATTACTGCAAGCCAATAA